A window from Myripristis murdjan chromosome 11, fMyrMur1.1, whole genome shotgun sequence encodes these proteins:
- the msto1 gene encoding protein misato homolog 1 — translation MSSVCREVITLQLGHYSNFVGTHWWNLQDASLSYDPETPPGEIQSDVVFREGQTLGGHVTYTPRLIAMDLKGSLQTLRQEGSLYDPGKDTTTYTWEGDIMMHEESPPSKNSFLQDLDKLDNGEILAEADYPSTSQPQCSGPVSVETVNSRLERVQGVYRLEGSVRVWSDFLRIHLHPRTISIIHQYNHDGEAHRLEAFGQGEALLQGAVLEELEDKLHFFVEECDYLQGFQVLCDLADGFSGLGSKVTEMLQDSYSGRGILTWGLAPVSHPNSTPMKDIYHLINYALGMVHLANHSSFFCPLTLRGGLSRHPTPHTAFPHLTYDPSLWYHSSSVLALALDAVTVPYRLRHNSVPMWQVADALAVSGRKVVAAYGAVPFPMMHGGSLPDALSACADVLPWKPLSACPELGDSRCYGQLVTLKGFEGQRLVSSLAPGTQPPTPLHSLHSGEDVLASYIRSFYPTTPLALQLVSSPSKLTPPFPQIFSQSLGAQGFLQSESLPPGCPAPVVSSVPVLTSLQSGPALCPWLSELHRSVSTLDIRRVAPSFLSQGPEMADYRDALEQLCLLARCYRDDSGGVMRSSSSEEDDDDN, via the exons ATGAGCAGCGTGTGTCGCGAGGTGATCACTCTCCAGCTCGGGCATTATTCCAACTTTGTCGGCACGCACTGGTGGAAcctgcag gATGCCTCTCTGTCGTACGACCCCGAGACCCCTCCGGGCGAGATCCAGAGCGATGTCGTGTTTCGTGAGGGACAGACTCTGGGGGGTCACGTCACCTACACGCCCCGCCTCATCGCCATGGATCTCAAAG GAAGCCTCCAGACTCTCCGACAAGAGGGAAGTCTGTACGACCCTGGCAAAGACACCACCACCTATACATG ggagggagacatCATGATGCATGAAGAAAGTCCTCCGTCGAAGAACTCCTTCCTCCAagacctggacaagctggat aACGGAGAAATTTTGGCCGAGGCGGATTATCCCTCCACGTCCCAGCCTCAGTGCTCAG ggCCGGTGAGCGTGGAGACGGTGAACAGCCGCCTGGAGCGAGTGCAGGGCGTCTACAGGCTGGAGGGCAGCGTGAGGGTGTGGTCCGACTTCCTCAGGATCCACCTGCACCCCCGCACCATCTCCATCATCCACCAGTACAACCACGACGG ggaggcTCATCGTCTGGAGGCGTTCGGCCAGGGCGAGGctctcctgcagggggcggtGCTGGAGGAGCTCGAGGACAAACTGCACTTCTTTGTGGAGGAGTGTGATTACCTGCAG GGCTTTCAGGTGCTGTGTGATTTGGCCGATGGCTTTTCAGGcctggggtcaaaggtcaccgaGATGCTGCAGGACTCCTACAGCGGGAGGGGCATCCTGACGTGGGGTTTAGCGCCTGTCAGTCACCCCAATTCA ACTCCAATGAAGGACATCTACCACCTGATAAACTACGCGTTAGGGATGGTCCACttagccaatcacagctctttcTTCTGCCCCCTGACCCTGCGTGGCGGGCTCAGCAGACATCCCACGCCTCACACAGCCTTCCCCCACCTGACCTACGAT CCCTCGCTGTGGTACCACTCCAGCTCAGTCCTGGCTCTGGCCCTGGACGCCGTCACTGTTCCTTACAGGCTGAGGCACAACAGCGTCCCCATGTGGCAGGTGGCAGATGCACTGGCCGTGTCTGGGAGAAAG GTGGTGGCTGCTTACGGCGCCGTTCCCTTCCCCATGATGCACGGCGGCTCTCTCCCCGACGCCCTGAGTGCTTGTGCAGATGTGTTACCGTGGAAACCCCTATCGGCGTGCCCGGAGCTCGGTGACAGTCGCTGCTACGGCCAGCTGGTGACTCTGAAAGGCTTCGAGGGCCAGAGACTAGTCAG CTCTCTGGCTCCAGGAACGCAGCCGCCCACTCCCCTGCACAGCCTCCACAGCGGGGAAGACGTCCTCGCATCCTACATCAGATCTTTCTACCCCACCACTCCTCT GGCTCTGCAGCTGGTGTCGAGCCCCAGTAAGCTGACGCCGCCTTTCCCACAGATATTCAGCCAGTCCCTCGGTGCTCAGGGCTTTTTGCAGAGCGAGTCCCTGCCCCCTGGCT GTCCAGCCCCTGTGGTTTCCTCCGTGCCCGTCTTGACGTCCCTCCAGTCCGGCCCTGCTCTCTGCCCGTGGCTTTCGGAGCTCCACCGCAGCGTCAGCACCCTCGACATCCGCCGCGTGGCCCCCAGCTTCCTCTCCCAGGGGCCCGAGATGGCCGACTACCGCGACGCCCTGGAGCAGCTGTGCCTCCTGGCTCGGTGTTACCGCGACGACAGCGGTGGCGTGATGCGCTCGTCCTCCTCAGAGGAAGATGACGATGATAACTGA